In Actinoplanes sp. NBC_00393, a single genomic region encodes these proteins:
- a CDS encoding ABC transporter permease subunit, with amino-acid sequence MTWLIWRQHRTEVGVLGLLVGLFGIALLVLGTQAHDLFPGGPARCAGEAGLSEACAASFRRLDEGYGYVENLLAAFYLVPVVIGAFLGAPLLARELEEGTWQLAWTQAVPRMRWLAAKLAALAGVTVALTGMFTAVLTWFRQPFDAWEGRFHYDAFDLEGLVPLAYALFAFGVATAAGAILRRSLPAFGVAFGAFLAARMSVALLARPAYATPLTTTEPVPVGGSKDVSGFADWMVERGYADAAGRRLSSTEYYDLEAAANQAGTNLNQFLHARGIQQFMVYHPADRFWTFQLIEAALFVAVAAVLIGVVVWRVRRRMI; translated from the coding sequence ATGACGTGGTTGATCTGGCGCCAGCACCGGACCGAGGTCGGCGTCCTGGGTCTGCTTGTCGGCCTGTTCGGCATCGCCCTGCTCGTGCTCGGGACGCAGGCCCACGACCTGTTCCCCGGCGGACCCGCCCGGTGTGCGGGAGAGGCCGGTCTCAGCGAGGCCTGCGCGGCCTCCTTCCGCCGGCTCGACGAGGGGTACGGCTACGTCGAGAATCTGCTGGCGGCCTTCTATCTGGTCCCCGTCGTCATCGGTGCGTTCCTCGGTGCGCCACTGCTCGCGCGCGAACTGGAGGAGGGCACCTGGCAGCTCGCCTGGACGCAGGCCGTGCCGCGGATGCGCTGGCTGGCGGCCAAGCTCGCGGCGCTGGCCGGCGTCACCGTCGCGCTCACCGGGATGTTCACCGCGGTGCTCACCTGGTTCCGCCAGCCCTTCGACGCGTGGGAGGGGCGGTTCCATTACGACGCCTTCGACCTGGAAGGGCTTGTTCCGCTGGCGTACGCGCTGTTCGCGTTCGGCGTCGCCACCGCCGCCGGGGCGATCCTGCGGCGCAGCCTGCCCGCGTTCGGCGTCGCGTTCGGGGCGTTCCTCGCCGCCCGGATGTCGGTGGCGCTACTGGCCCGTCCTGCGTACGCCACGCCGCTCACCACCACCGAGCCGGTCCCCGTCGGCGGCTCCAAAGACGTGTCCGGCTTCGCTGACTGGATGGTCGAACGCGGCTACGCAGACGCCGCCGGGCGCAGGCTGAGCTCGACCGAGTACTACGACCTGGAGGCCGCGGCCAACCAGGCCGGCACCAATCTCAACCAGTTCCTGCACGCGCGGGGCATCCAGCAGTTCATGGTCTACCACCCGGCCGACCGGTTCTGGACGTTCCAGCTCATCGAGGCAGCCCTGTTCGTCGCCGTCGCAGCGGTCCTGATCGGTGTGGTGGTGTGGCGGGTACGGCGCCGCATGATCTAG
- a CDS encoding RidA family protein, whose product MAVTLVNPSGLPEIPIYRQVSVATGAKLIHVAGQVSWDVEGKTVGDGDLAAQVEQCYLNVGTALAGVGATFADVVKLTMHVVDWQPERMPQVLEGISRAAAKLGVTPAAPASLFGIVALDVPEHLVEVEAVAVLD is encoded by the coding sequence ATGGCTGTAACCCTGGTGAACCCGAGCGGGCTGCCGGAGATCCCGATCTACCGACAGGTGTCGGTGGCGACCGGTGCGAAGCTCATCCACGTCGCGGGTCAGGTGTCCTGGGATGTGGAAGGTAAGACGGTCGGTGACGGTGACCTGGCCGCCCAGGTCGAGCAGTGCTATCTCAACGTGGGCACCGCCCTGGCCGGCGTCGGGGCGACCTTCGCCGACGTGGTGAAGCTGACGATGCACGTCGTGGACTGGCAGCCCGAGCGGATGCCGCAGGTGCTGGAGGGAATCAGCCGCGCGGCGGCGAAGCTGGGCGTCACCCCGGCGGCGCCGGCGTCACTGTTCGGCATCGTGGCGCTGGACGTGCCGGAGCATCTGGTGGAAGTGGAAGCTGTCGCTGTCCTGGACTAA
- a CDS encoding VOC family protein, with protein sequence MPTVQAIISTPNVDRQRAFYERLLGAVETSRYPADGQVFFVGLKLGDSEFGLVDEAGADLSAPSRILLSVEVPDVDALLEQVEAAGGRLLGPPTDMPWGQRVAHIHDPDGNMVNLTQTLSR encoded by the coding sequence ATGCCAACCGTCCAGGCCATCATCAGCACGCCGAACGTCGATCGCCAGCGCGCCTTCTACGAGCGGCTGCTCGGCGCCGTCGAGACGAGCCGCTACCCCGCCGACGGGCAGGTCTTCTTCGTCGGCCTCAAGCTCGGCGACTCCGAATTCGGGCTGGTCGACGAGGCCGGCGCCGACCTGTCGGCGCCGTCGCGGATCCTGCTGAGCGTCGAGGTCCCGGACGTCGACGCGCTGCTGGAACAGGTGGAGGCAGCGGGCGGGCGGCTGCTGGGCCCGCCCACGGACATGCCGTGGGGCCAGCGGGTGGCCCACATCCACGATCCCGACGGCAACATGGTCAACCTGACCCAAACCCTGTCCAGGTGA
- a CDS encoding GNAT family N-acetyltransferase has product MTNLAYPPALHDGVVRVRPWRDTDLLCVEQAAQDPRIPVGTTVPARYTKEAGLAYIARQHARLTSGEGVALAIADQHTDQAVGHINLMLRPQEGVAGIGYWIVPAARRQGIVSRAISLTTAWGLSAGNLARIEGWVEPDNLASQRALEINGYLQEGRLRSFLTIGARRADVLVYSRIAADAQR; this is encoded by the coding sequence ATGACCAACCTGGCCTACCCGCCCGCGCTGCACGATGGAGTTGTCCGCGTGCGCCCGTGGCGCGACACAGACCTGTTGTGTGTCGAGCAGGCCGCCCAGGACCCCAGAATCCCGGTCGGCACGACCGTTCCCGCGCGCTACACCAAAGAGGCCGGCCTGGCCTATATCGCCCGCCAACACGCCCGGCTCACCTCCGGGGAAGGCGTGGCACTGGCGATCGCCGACCAGCACACCGACCAGGCAGTCGGCCACATCAACCTGATGCTGCGCCCGCAGGAGGGCGTCGCCGGCATCGGCTACTGGATCGTCCCCGCCGCCCGGCGCCAGGGGATCGTCTCCCGAGCGATCTCACTGACGACCGCCTGGGGCCTGAGCGCGGGCAACCTCGCCCGCATCGAGGGCTGGGTGGAGCCGGACAACCTCGCGTCACAACGAGCACTGGAGATCAACGGCTATCTCCAGGAGGGGCGGCTCCGCAGCTTCCTGACCATCGGTGCCCGCCGCGCCGACGTGCTCGTCTACTCCCGCATCGCAGCAGATGCCCAACGCTGA
- a CDS encoding GNAT family N-acetyltransferase has product MTEHLLRPFRPGDAPVIHELQARHAKADGADPHSTMEPPPDPERLRRAMERADWAVVAVDPSDSVAGWGSLRSWTEDDGTRVYLTDGYVAPPARRRGLGRRLLRESEAVAARLCAGHTGNGPVVLGGNASTVQPDRMALLERSGYRQVFTMVEMEHDGSPVRPRQLPDGVTVRAATIADVPALAALTARAWAGRPYFAMPDVDELRDWLSRSQLALFHVATIGERLVGLVAASRTPARIEIESVQVDPDLQRRGLAAAMLTRMLSTLSEQRGTVPIRLHTEGLDPVGARSLYERLGFQVFREYRRYRKPLSR; this is encoded by the coding sequence GTGACCGAGCACCTGCTGCGCCCGTTCCGTCCCGGCGACGCGCCGGTGATTCATGAGCTGCAGGCCCGGCATGCCAAGGCTGACGGTGCCGATCCGCACTCCACCATGGAACCGCCTCCGGACCCGGAGAGGCTGCGACGTGCCATGGAGCGAGCGGACTGGGCGGTCGTCGCGGTCGACCCGTCCGATTCCGTGGCCGGTTGGGGTTCGCTGCGGTCCTGGACGGAGGACGACGGAACCCGTGTCTATCTCACCGACGGCTATGTAGCGCCCCCGGCACGGCGGCGCGGCCTCGGCCGGCGGCTGCTGCGCGAATCCGAGGCGGTCGCCGCCCGACTCTGCGCCGGCCACACCGGCAACGGCCCCGTCGTGCTCGGCGGCAACGCCTCAACCGTCCAGCCGGACCGGATGGCGCTGCTGGAACGCAGCGGATATCGGCAGGTGTTCACCATGGTCGAGATGGAGCACGACGGCTCCCCGGTGCGACCACGGCAGCTGCCGGACGGTGTCACGGTCCGAGCCGCCACGATCGCCGACGTCCCAGCGTTGGCCGCCCTCACCGCGCGCGCGTGGGCCGGGCGGCCGTACTTCGCGATGCCGGACGTGGATGAGCTCCGCGACTGGCTCAGCCGATCGCAGCTGGCCCTGTTCCACGTGGCGACCATCGGCGAACGCCTGGTGGGGCTGGTCGCGGCGAGCCGCACACCCGCCCGCATCGAGATCGAGAGCGTCCAGGTCGACCCGGACCTGCAGCGCCGGGGCCTCGCGGCCGCGATGCTGACCCGGATGCTGAGCACCCTGAGCGAGCAGCGTGGGACCGTGCCGATCCGCCTGCACACCGAGGGCCTGGATCCCGTGGGCGCCCGGTCGCTGTACGAACGGCTCGGCTTCCAGGTGTTCCGGGAGTACCGCCGCTACCGCAAACCACTCAGCCGGTGA
- a CDS encoding VOC family protein: MTEQTAAAQFHAATGVEDWRVLYSVVSACFRTDSFATGAAFVGEISRLVGAAERPPRIDLRDSGVTVSLASRDVTLARQISAVAADLGIPADPSAVQLVNVTIDALICADVLPFWRALMDYQQVGDNYLADPSRRGPGIEIQLMDEPRPQRNRMHLDVAVPHDQAETRIAAALAAGGRLVSDTHAPKWWVLADPEGNEACVATWLGREPS; this comes from the coding sequence ATGACCGAGCAGACCGCGGCCGCGCAATTCCACGCCGCCACCGGTGTCGAGGACTGGCGCGTCCTGTATTCCGTGGTCTCGGCCTGCTTCCGCACCGATTCGTTCGCCACCGGCGCCGCGTTCGTCGGTGAGATCAGCCGGCTCGTCGGCGCGGCCGAGCGTCCGCCCCGCATCGACTTGCGCGACTCCGGCGTCACGGTGAGCTTGGCGAGTCGTGATGTCACGCTGGCCCGGCAGATCTCGGCCGTTGCGGCAGACCTCGGCATTCCGGCGGATCCGTCTGCGGTCCAACTTGTCAACGTCACGATCGACGCGCTCATCTGCGCGGACGTGCTGCCGTTCTGGCGCGCGCTGATGGACTATCAGCAGGTCGGCGACAACTACCTGGCTGACCCGTCGCGGCGCGGCCCGGGAATCGAGATTCAGCTCATGGACGAACCGCGTCCTCAGCGGAACCGGATGCACCTCGACGTCGCCGTGCCGCACGATCAGGCCGAGACCCGGATCGCCGCGGCTTTGGCTGCGGGCGGCCGCCTCGTCTCCGACACCCACGCGCCGAAATGGTGGGTCCTCGCCGACCCGGAGGGAAACGAGGCATGCGTCGCCACCTGGCTCGGTCGCGAGCCGAGCTAG
- a CDS encoding VC0807 family protein — protein sequence MNIQTPETQPSTPEQSPRTTSWSASLTAIVLDVILPLAIYYLARAIGADPWLAVVVAALSPAASVANTWIRSRRLDPTGVFVIAALILSLVVALFTGDERALMARESWITAAIGLWIIGSLATSRPFLLDVARKTSPPRMTARYDELWEGHTVFRRWMTLASVVWGLAFLIDAAVRVVLAYTAPLDLVPIAGVLVLIGLLVVGHGFVMLQAYRWKILKLLKPE from the coding sequence ATGAACATTCAAACGCCCGAAACCCAGCCCAGTACGCCGGAGCAGAGCCCGCGTACGACCAGTTGGAGCGCCTCGCTCACCGCGATCGTCCTGGACGTGATCCTGCCGTTGGCGATCTACTACCTCGCCCGCGCGATCGGCGCCGACCCTTGGCTGGCCGTCGTGGTCGCGGCGCTGAGCCCGGCCGCCAGCGTGGCCAACACCTGGATCCGCAGCCGCCGCCTCGACCCGACGGGTGTCTTCGTGATCGCGGCGCTGATCCTGTCCCTGGTCGTCGCGCTCTTCACCGGAGACGAGCGAGCGCTGATGGCCCGGGAGAGCTGGATCACGGCAGCGATCGGCCTCTGGATCATCGGGTCGCTGGCCACGTCACGTCCCTTCCTCCTCGACGTGGCGCGCAAGACCAGCCCGCCGCGGATGACCGCCCGGTACGACGAGCTGTGGGAGGGCCACACGGTCTTCCGGCGCTGGATGACGCTCGCCAGCGTCGTGTGGGGCCTGGCGTTCCTCATCGACGCGGCCGTTCGCGTGGTGCTGGCGTACACCGCGCCGCTCGACCTGGTGCCGATCGCCGGCGTGCTCGTCCTGATCGGGCTGCTGGTCGTCGGCCACGGCTTCGTCATGCTGCAGGCCTACCGCTGGAAGATCCTGAAGCTGCTCAAGCCGGAATGA
- a CDS encoding TetR/AcrR family transcriptional regulator gives MRSEKSSSGQKRSFIEQARRAQMIRCAIDVIAELGLPRASLAEIAKRAGVSKSAVLYHFADRDELITEVLTAVLSAGASYIGERLPGDGTPADELRAYVAANVRYIAEHRDDVRVLTSIAMNFTTDDGDSKLQHDASVYGVALAPLQDILTRGQAAGQFTDFDTRTMAMTIRAAIDAIGPQLWVIPDLDLELYGRELTALVDRATRADPGRTG, from the coding sequence GTGCGGTCAGAAAAATCTTCAAGCGGTCAGAAGCGCTCGTTCATCGAGCAGGCGCGGCGCGCCCAGATGATCCGGTGCGCCATCGACGTGATCGCCGAGCTCGGCCTGCCTCGTGCCTCGCTCGCGGAGATCGCCAAGCGGGCGGGCGTGAGCAAGAGCGCGGTGCTCTACCACTTCGCCGACCGGGACGAGCTCATCACCGAGGTGCTCACGGCGGTGCTCTCCGCCGGCGCGAGCTACATCGGCGAGCGCCTCCCGGGCGACGGCACACCGGCAGACGAACTGCGGGCGTATGTGGCGGCGAACGTGCGCTACATCGCCGAGCACCGCGACGACGTCCGCGTGCTCACCTCGATCGCGATGAACTTCACCACTGATGACGGCGACAGCAAGCTGCAGCACGACGCCTCGGTCTACGGCGTCGCACTCGCACCGCTGCAGGACATCCTCACCCGCGGCCAGGCAGCCGGGCAGTTCACCGACTTCGACACCCGCACCATGGCCATGACGATCCGCGCCGCCATCGACGCCATCGGCCCACAGCTGTGGGTCATCCCCGACCTCGATCTGGAGCTGTACGGACGTGAGCTGACAGCTCTGGTTGACCGCGCCACCCGAGCCGACCCCGGGAGGACCGGATGA
- a CDS encoding cysteine hydrolase family protein: MNSALVVIDVQESFRRLPDWEFVSQPDIVRQVNRLVTVSRDQGHLVVWVLGSRPGSGTVFDPARGYVRLMDGLTPEAGEPLLTKTAHNAFTTTNLQQTLTSRGVRHLTICGIRTEQCCETTSRVASDLGFDVTFAVDATATTPIPHRDAPPEASFAQLMSDPHTLGVADIVERTEYALAGRFAAIRTVAELTGA; the protein is encoded by the coding sequence ATGAACAGCGCACTTGTCGTCATCGACGTCCAGGAGTCCTTCCGCCGGCTGCCGGACTGGGAGTTCGTCTCGCAGCCGGACATCGTGCGCCAGGTCAACCGGCTGGTCACCGTCTCCCGGGACCAGGGGCATCTGGTGGTGTGGGTGCTCGGCTCCCGGCCCGGCTCCGGCACCGTGTTCGATCCGGCGCGAGGCTACGTGCGGCTGATGGACGGGCTCACCCCGGAAGCCGGCGAGCCGCTGCTCACCAAGACCGCGCACAACGCCTTCACCACGACGAACCTGCAGCAGACGCTGACCAGCCGCGGCGTACGGCACCTCACGATCTGCGGCATCCGCACCGAGCAGTGCTGCGAGACCACCAGCCGGGTGGCCTCCGACCTCGGTTTCGACGTCACGTTCGCGGTCGACGCCACCGCGACCACGCCCATCCCGCACCGCGACGCGCCGCCGGAGGCGTCCTTCGCGCAGTTGATGAGCGACCCGCACACCCTGGGCGTGGCGGACATCGTGGAACGCACCGAGTACGCGCTGGCCGGCCGGTTCGCCGCCATCCGTACCGTTGCGGAGCTGACCGGCGCCTAA
- a CDS encoding GntR family transcriptional regulator, with translation MFVFRLDTHSGVPPYLQLVQQVRQAVMLGFLQPGDRLPLIREVVEDLAINPNTVAKAYRQMEQENLVTGRPGQGTFVNEQQSAVMPASTYTSLRRGLATWLRRAYAAGLDEQAVNALFTSVHHQTRNEDVA, from the coding sequence GTGTTCGTCTTCCGGCTCGATACCCACTCCGGCGTGCCGCCGTACCTGCAACTCGTCCAGCAGGTCCGCCAGGCGGTCATGCTGGGCTTCCTCCAACCCGGTGACCGCCTCCCGCTCATCCGCGAGGTGGTCGAGGACCTGGCGATCAATCCGAACACCGTCGCCAAGGCGTACCGGCAGATGGAGCAGGAGAACCTGGTCACCGGCCGGCCCGGCCAGGGCACGTTCGTCAATGAACAGCAGTCGGCCGTGATGCCGGCATCGACGTACACATCGCTTCGCCGCGGCCTGGCGACCTGGCTGCGCCGCGCCTACGCGGCCGGCCTCGACGAGCAGGCCGTCAACGCGCTCTTCACTTCCGTCCACCACCAGACGAGAAATGAGGACGTGGCGTGA
- a CDS encoding ABC transporter ATP-binding protein — protein MTATEFALRTDGVGKQYRKGWALRDCTLALPAGGVIALVGPNGAGKTTLLRLVVGLLAPSTGTVEVLGHDVTASTPQTLSRVGFLAQDHPLYKRFTVAEMLRFGRACNLRFDQGLAERRLAKLGIPLDRRAGTLSGGQQAQVALALALAKRPDLLVLDEPVASLDPLARHEFLQVLMGAVAEGGVTVLFSSHVVHELERVCDHLIVLNQGRVTLTGDIDTLLTEHRRLVGPRTATDLDRTGTVVEAVHSDRHTTLLVRDGGIPAAPGWQAQPVALEELVLAYLRRPSEPSAAIASGVAA, from the coding sequence GTGACAGCGACCGAGTTCGCGCTGCGCACCGACGGGGTGGGCAAGCAGTACCGGAAGGGCTGGGCGCTGCGCGACTGCACCCTGGCCTTGCCGGCGGGCGGCGTGATCGCCCTGGTCGGGCCGAACGGCGCGGGCAAGACCACGCTGCTGCGCCTGGTCGTCGGGTTGCTGGCGCCGAGCACCGGCACGGTGGAGGTCCTCGGCCACGACGTCACCGCCAGCACCCCGCAGACTCTGTCCCGGGTCGGGTTCCTGGCCCAGGACCACCCGTTGTACAAACGCTTCACCGTCGCCGAGATGCTCCGCTTCGGCCGGGCCTGCAACCTGCGGTTCGACCAGGGGCTGGCCGAGCGCCGGCTGGCGAAGCTGGGCATCCCGCTCGACCGCAGGGCCGGTACGCTCTCCGGCGGCCAGCAGGCCCAGGTCGCGTTGGCTCTCGCCCTGGCGAAACGGCCGGACCTGCTCGTCCTCGACGAGCCGGTGGCCAGCCTCGACCCGCTGGCCCGGCACGAGTTCCTGCAGGTCCTCATGGGCGCGGTGGCCGAAGGCGGGGTGACCGTCCTGTTCTCGTCCCACGTCGTGCACGAGCTGGAGCGCGTCTGCGACCACCTGATCGTGCTCAACCAGGGCCGGGTCACCCTCACCGGCGACATCGACACCCTCCTCACTGAGCACCGGCGGCTCGTCGGCCCGCGCACGGCCACCGACCTCGACCGGACCGGCACCGTCGTGGAGGCCGTCCACAGCGACCGGCACACGACCCTGCTGGTACGCGACGGCGGGATCCCGGCCGCGCCCGGGTGGCAGGCCCAGCCGGTCGCGCTGGAGGAGCTGGTGCTGGCGTACCTGCGCCGGCCGTCCGAGCCGAGCGCCGCGATCGCCTCGGGGGTGGCGGCATGA
- a CDS encoding DUF6624 domain-containing protein, whose amino-acid sequence MVDDALAQELIEMTDEDRRLQPGALGDDLAARLAYRRVTVRNGDRLAEIIDAYGWPTAERVGQEAARRAWLVAQHADRQLHLQRRALALMTEAVQAGKGDPAQLAMLHDRLLVNEGRPQLYGTQIAGVVDGAPVPWPCEHPEQMDQRRAEVGLDPFAAHVAKHAPA is encoded by the coding sequence ATGGTCGATGACGCGCTTGCGCAGGAACTGATCGAGATGACTGACGAGGACCGGCGGCTGCAGCCCGGCGCTCTCGGCGATGACCTGGCCGCCCGGCTGGCCTACCGGCGGGTCACGGTCCGCAACGGGGATCGGCTTGCCGAGATCATCGATGCGTACGGGTGGCCGACCGCAGAACGCGTCGGCCAGGAGGCGGCCCGGCGGGCGTGGCTCGTGGCGCAGCACGCCGACCGGCAACTGCACCTGCAACGGCGAGCCCTCGCCTTGATGACCGAAGCGGTGCAGGCCGGCAAGGGCGACCCCGCGCAGCTGGCCATGCTGCACGACCGCCTCCTGGTCAACGAGGGCCGCCCGCAGCTCTACGGCACGCAGATCGCCGGCGTCGTCGACGGAGCGCCGGTCCCGTGGCCGTGCGAGCACCCCGAGCAGATGGATCAACGGCGCGCTGAGGTCGGCCTGGACCCGTTCGCCGCGCACGTGGCGAAACACGCACCGGCCTGA
- a CDS encoding GlxA family transcriptional regulator produces the protein MPRVVFLLIPRVHLLDVAGPAQVFSTATDLGHSHTLTYVAEESPVATVQALPLQAGLEWPALQPDDLIIVPGWRGPTRMPGAATLQRLRDHHAAGGTVAGICAGADALGRAGLLDGRRCTTHHASQDELGRRYPSAQVVRDVLYVEDQRVVTSAGVASGIDVALHLLGTRFGPSTASRVARAMIVYARRQGTAPQISAVLRHRHHHNEAVHLLQDLIDAHFTERLTLPMLAEAVGYSERTVTRLFRNTTGLTPLAYQSALRLDHAEYLLGQGATAEAAARAAGFGDPRSLRRLRTNG, from the coding sequence ATGCCCCGGGTCGTCTTTCTTCTCATCCCGCGAGTGCACCTGCTCGACGTGGCCGGTCCGGCGCAGGTCTTCTCCACCGCGACCGACCTCGGGCACTCGCACACCCTGACGTATGTGGCCGAGGAAAGCCCGGTCGCGACCGTGCAGGCGCTGCCGCTGCAGGCCGGGCTCGAGTGGCCTGCCCTGCAGCCGGACGACCTGATCATCGTGCCGGGCTGGCGGGGACCGACCCGCATGCCGGGCGCGGCCACCCTGCAGCGGCTGCGCGATCATCACGCGGCGGGCGGCACCGTCGCCGGCATCTGCGCCGGCGCCGACGCCCTCGGCCGGGCCGGCCTGCTCGACGGCCGGCGGTGCACGACGCACCACGCCAGCCAGGACGAGCTGGGCCGCCGATATCCGAGCGCTCAAGTCGTACGAGATGTGCTTTATGTTGAAGATCAGCGGGTGGTGACCTCGGCGGGCGTGGCCAGCGGCATCGATGTGGCGCTGCATCTGCTGGGCACCCGATTCGGGCCGTCCACTGCCAGCCGGGTGGCCCGCGCCATGATCGTCTACGCGCGGCGGCAGGGAACGGCGCCACAGATCAGCGCGGTGCTGCGGCATCGTCATCACCACAACGAGGCCGTCCACCTTCTGCAGGACCTGATCGACGCACACTTCACCGAGCGGCTCACCCTGCCGATGCTGGCCGAGGCGGTCGGCTACAGCGAGCGTACGGTCACCCGGTTGTTCCGGAACACGACCGGGCTGACGCCGCTGGCGTACCAGAGCGCTCTCCGCCTGGACCATGCGGAATACCTGCTCGGGCAGGGCGCGACAGCGGAGGCCGCCGCCCGCGCGGCAGGTTTCGGCGACCCCCGCTCGCTGCGCCGCCTGCGCACGAACGGCTGA
- a CDS encoding winged helix-turn-helix transcriptional regulator: MGTRQEISELPPEADLARADSLAREIFSDIANKWAFLIIEFLGQGTMRFSELRNQIGGISHKMLTQNLRMLERNGLVERTVHPTIPPRVEYTLTEAGEGLRQVVDGMCGWTQQHLGHIEASRNRFRDPAAD, from the coding sequence ATGGGAACTCGGCAGGAGATCAGCGAGCTCCCTCCGGAAGCCGACCTGGCCCGAGCGGACTCACTGGCGCGGGAGATCTTCTCGGACATCGCCAACAAGTGGGCCTTCCTGATCATCGAGTTCCTGGGCCAGGGCACGATGCGCTTCAGCGAGCTGCGCAACCAGATCGGTGGCATCAGCCACAAGATGCTGACCCAGAACCTGCGCATGCTGGAACGCAACGGGTTGGTGGAGCGAACTGTCCACCCCACCATCCCGCCGCGCGTCGAATACACCCTCACGGAGGCCGGCGAGGGTTTGCGCCAGGTCGTCGACGGCATGTGCGGCTGGACGCAGCAACACCTCGGTCACATCGAGGCGTCCCGCAACCGCTTCCGCGACCCGGCCGCCGATTAG